A part of Fundulus heteroclitus isolate FHET01 chromosome 23, MU-UCD_Fhet_4.1, whole genome shotgun sequence genomic DNA contains:
- the LOC105925122 gene encoding uncharacterized protein LOC105925122, whose amino-acid sequence MLIIFYVLLTVGVGRCKDGLTIETKTVSAGADVNLTCPRLKSENNAKLFWIRFIPGKWPEFLGRTFSFDIENNDEETRINRISAMQELGTFVLHISKVKPSDAGLYYCIKVHRLNLTFMTGEFLRIKEKEPNITAIIQHPLPGQVHPGDPVSLQCSVLFNSEDETCSTDHRVYWFQTGSSKSLPSFIYAHGNHGNECENSTEDHSGQRCIYSFSVNVSSSDVGTYYCAVASCGVIMYSKGIKLDTEEPNAWDLQKTNIAFILLCAVLTASVVVIFILTYIVRKKTCHCSNDAVSGPDDQQLHQRDGVSLIYTAPTFTRGKAAGMERRNKETTEAIYSGVRG is encoded by the exons ATGCTGatcattttttatgttctgctgACTGTTGGAGTTGGAC gatGCAAAGATGGTTTGACAAtagaaacaaaaactgtttctgcTGGAGCTGATGTGAACCTAACCTGTCCACGCCTGAAGTctgaaaataatgcaaaattattCTGGATCAGATTTATCCCTGGAAAATGGCCTGAATTCCTGGGAAGAACATTTTCCTTTGATATTGAGAATAATGATGAAGAGACCCGCATCAACCGTATTAGTGCAATGCAAGAACTTGGAACCTTTGTTCTGCATATTAGCAAAGTTAAGCCAAGTGATGCTGGCCTTTATTACTGTATAAAAGTCCATCGTCTCAACCTGACATTCATGACAGGAGAGTTTTTAAGAATTAAag AAAAAGAACCAAACATTACTGCCATCATCCAACACCCTCTACCAGGTCAAGTCCATCCAGGAGATCCAGTCTCTCTACAGTGTTCAGTCCTCTTTAACTCTGAAGATGAAACTTGTTCAACAGATCATAGGGTGTACTGGTTCCAAACTGGATCAAGCAAATCTCTTCCCAGTTTCATTTATGCTCATGGGAACCATGGAAATGAATGTGAGAACAGTACTGAGGATCATTCTGGACAAAGGTGTATCTACAGCTTCTCAGTGAATGTCTCTTCTTCTGATGTTGGGACTTATTACTGTGCTGTAGCCTCATGTGGAGTGATAATGTACAGCAAGGGAATAAAACTGGACACAGAAG aaccTAACGCGTGGGATTTGCAGAAGACaaatattgcttttattctgttatgtGCTGTTTTGACTGCGAGTGTGGTTGTTATATTCATCCTCACCTACATCGtcaggaagaaaacctgtcacTGTTCCAATG ATGCTGTAAGTGGCCCTGATGATCAGCAACTTCATCAG AGAGATGGAGTCTCCTTGATTTACACTGCGCCCACATTCACCAGAGGGAAAGCTGCCGGAATGGAGagaagaaacaaagaaacaacagaGGCAATCTACAGTGGTGTCAGAGGATAA